The following coding sequences lie in one Leptospira inadai serovar Lyme str. 10 genomic window:
- a CDS encoding SpoIIE family protein phosphatase yields MSFLGRKHPDRRASSKYVFFLIRFRFFFRKLQGLFREFGIESIRILPVPSPRLFGKKKGWGFFCHCVGPLLLVSLSNCSPSILQTDSNRPYATDGKIDLGKYDLHLRDPILLAGLWKFHWLYWKGVGEETPVEELNVPSSWNGKNGTRIGEGYGTYELTVKLDRNYKELALLVPEQSSAYKLMVDGDTTVECGSVDFLSAEDRTAFRVKPAWCNRFVRFVPKGNEFHIDMLIANKDHRLGGFWSPIRLGESESLHKAWENERYLDIFLAGGLFCVGMLHLIFAVFRKGEPSSLYFGIFCIVMATRGIFAGTRIAAEYLPFLGFEHFIRIEYITFYLAIPVFLSYILSIFPRESKRVLVDIVWWIAILATIIVLVLPVRIFTFTITIYYLVAFLAGALGLYSLTKAAVRRKQGAITILGGFIFIYAAMIHDLFYATFFLDTGYFAHIGAFVFLIAQSIFLSIRSSENLDRLIDLSRNLEKRVEERTKQLRNALRLIRNDLTVAREIQKDLLNLKDNERITIYDLIFEVLHKPLAEVGGDLYDILELPDGRVRIFIADATGHGVQAALLTILIRRAYEDHRTKEVSPGKLMSALSGEFHGTYKNVGTYFSASILEISKDRRILRYSLAGSPPVIVQTEDGEKFLECENPLVGLLKDFVYTERETELPNEFRILCFTDGLTEAAREMGDSFGNERVLGLLRQGGETDLNILIPMIYSELLKFLGLEGPKDDVLLIGFELNRKNIPSRN; encoded by the coding sequence GTGAGTTTTTTAGGTCGAAAGCATCCGGATCGTCGTGCAAGCTCAAAATACGTGTTTTTCTTGATTCGATTTCGGTTTTTTTTTCGAAAACTACAGGGTTTGTTCCGGGAGTTCGGAATCGAGTCTATTCGTATTCTGCCCGTTCCGTCTCCTAGGCTATTTGGGAAAAAGAAGGGTTGGGGATTTTTTTGCCATTGCGTAGGGCCGCTTCTCTTAGTAAGTCTTTCCAACTGCTCGCCTTCCATTCTTCAAACCGATTCGAATCGACCGTATGCGACCGATGGGAAAATCGATTTAGGAAAATATGATCTACATCTTCGTGACCCTATTCTTTTAGCCGGCCTCTGGAAATTTCACTGGTTATATTGGAAGGGAGTCGGAGAAGAAACTCCTGTGGAAGAGTTAAACGTACCTTCTTCTTGGAACGGAAAAAACGGAACAAGAATCGGCGAAGGGTACGGAACCTATGAACTAACGGTTAAGCTGGATCGGAATTACAAGGAATTAGCCTTACTCGTACCGGAGCAAAGTTCCGCATACAAGCTGATGGTCGACGGGGACACGACGGTAGAATGCGGCTCCGTCGACTTTCTTTCCGCAGAGGATAGAACCGCCTTTCGAGTAAAGCCGGCCTGGTGCAACAGATTCGTACGATTCGTACCGAAAGGAAATGAATTTCATATAGATATGTTGATCGCTAATAAGGATCATCGATTAGGCGGCTTTTGGTCTCCTATCCGCTTGGGTGAATCCGAATCCTTGCATAAGGCTTGGGAAAATGAGCGGTATTTGGATATTTTCCTGGCCGGAGGGCTTTTTTGCGTCGGAATGTTGCATTTGATTTTCGCGGTTTTTAGGAAAGGGGAGCCTTCCTCTCTCTACTTCGGAATTTTTTGTATCGTAATGGCGACCCGAGGAATTTTTGCGGGGACTAGAATCGCAGCCGAATATCTGCCTTTTTTAGGGTTCGAGCATTTTATAAGAATTGAATATATTACTTTCTATCTGGCGATCCCAGTATTTCTGAGCTATATCCTATCGATTTTTCCTAGGGAGTCCAAAAGAGTGCTCGTGGATATCGTCTGGTGGATCGCGATACTCGCTACGATTATCGTGCTCGTGCTCCCTGTCAGAATTTTTACATTTACGATTACGATTTATTACTTAGTCGCATTTTTGGCCGGAGCGCTCGGATTATATTCGCTAACGAAGGCAGCCGTCCGCCGCAAACAAGGAGCGATCACGATTTTGGGCGGTTTTATTTTTATTTATGCGGCTATGATTCACGACCTTTTTTATGCCACATTCTTTTTAGATACCGGATACTTCGCGCATATCGGCGCGTTTGTCTTTCTTATCGCTCAGTCCATTTTTCTTTCCATCCGAAGTTCCGAGAATCTGGATAGGCTTATCGATCTTTCCAGAAACCTGGAGAAACGCGTGGAAGAAAGAACTAAACAATTGAGAAATGCGCTCAGACTGATTCGAAACGACTTGACGGTAGCCAGGGAGATTCAAAAGGACTTGTTGAACCTTAAGGACAACGAGAGAATTACGATTTATGATCTTATATTCGAGGTTTTGCATAAACCCCTCGCGGAAGTCGGAGGGGACCTTTACGATATTTTGGAATTGCCCGACGGGCGCGTAAGGATCTTTATCGCGGACGCGACAGGGCACGGAGTGCAGGCCGCATTACTGACCATTCTAATCCGGCGAGCATACGAAGACCACCGGACAAAGGAAGTTAGTCCGGGCAAATTAATGTCCGCTCTTAGCGGGGAATTTCATGGAACGTATAAGAACGTGGGAACGTACTTTTCCGCCTCGATACTGGAAATTTCAAAGGACAGAAGAATATTACGATATTCTCTTGCCGGATCCCCGCCGGTTATCGTGCAGACCGAGGACGGGGAAAAATTTTTGGAATGCGAAAATCCTTTGGTCGGACTTCTGAAAGACTTCGTTTATACTGAACGGGAAACCGAACTGCCTAACGAATTTAGAATACTTTGCTTTACCGACGGGCTAACCGAAGCCGCTCGGGAGATGGGCGATTCCTTCGGCAACGAACGAGTTTTGGGGCTTTTACGCCAAGGAGGAGAAACCGATTTAAACATTTTGATCCCTATGATCTACTCGGAATTACTTAAATTTCTCGGACTCGAAGGTCCGAAAGACGACGTACTCCTAATCGGATTCGAGCTTAACCGAAAGAACATACCGAGCCGAAATTAA